ATCGGAATAGCCGGAGAAATCCATGTAGATAAGGATATAGAACCAGATTAATAAAAATAACGATTGGTGCGTATGCAGATCCTGTTTCAGCACTTGATCAAAGATGCTCGTCATCCAGGTGACGACAACGATTTTTTTGAATAAGCCGAGAATAATTCGTTTCACACTATCCTCGAAGAGCGCAGCGTTCACCGTATAAGGCTTTTTGCTGTCCGCCATGAAATCACGGAATTTCAGAATAGGTCCAGAGGTGAAGGTTGGAATGAACAGCAAATAGTTTGCGTAGTCAATCGCCGGCACTTGCCCCTCTTTGCCAAAGAAGTAAGCGAAATAATAAGCGTCGATGACCTTGAGAACGTTATAGATAAGGCCTAGATAAATGATGGTATCAAAAAGCGGGTTATGGAAAATACCCGTGACGAAAAGGCGGACACCGAGGAAGACCCCGATCACATTAGCGGCTATCGCGAATATGAAGGTAGCTTTACGCCAGACCGTCGTGCGACACAAATAAACAAAACCAGCATAGTTGATAACCGTAAATGCAGCATAAAAAACAAGCAGCTTCTGACTGAAGAGCAGCAAAAAGCAAAGACTGAATATAATCATCAGAATGCGTTTGTTGTCGGCCCACTTCCGAGTGAGCATCAGAACAGCAATCATGCCAATCATGGCGATAATCGCGTTCATATGCATATAAAACATGGCTAAAGAACTCCTCGCTTGGAAAGCTTGTTATCTTAGAACTTTTCGTAGATAAATAAGCCCTTGCCGGTGAAATAGATGAAAACCAAATAGAGCATCACGAGATAGATCAGGACTTCGATGGTTTTCCTAAGGATTTTAACCATGTGTCTACCTCCTTCGTAAATAGCGGAGCGCCTTCTTCGCGGTTCAAATGCACGAGATCATGGAAATAACGCGGATCATAGGTGTGCATCAGATCGAGTGTCGGCACATTCGCTGCTTGCAATTGCGCATTGACTGTTTGCTTGAGGGATGCGACATAAGGCGGATCGGCATACCCTTTGTTCCAAGGCATCCAAATCACTCGCAGAGTCAGTTTATGCTTATCAGCATAGCGTAGAATCCAAGTCAGAGCATTCAGATTCTCTTTGAAATCCGGTAACTTCATGGCCCCGAAACGTTGATCGTAATCGGTCCATTTGGTTTTCAGGAACGCATCGTCCTTACGACCGGGATACAACTCTTTATCAATCCAACGGGGTTCGTAGGAAAGATTGCCCTTGCGCAGATTTCGAGCGAATTCTTCGCCAGAGTCCCGAAAATAATCTCGATACGTATACACGTACGGCTGATACCAAGGTTTGAACCATGGGTAGGTGGGATCTGTTTCGAGAGCATCCAACATCGTATGGACATCGATGCCGATGACCAGCTCATTCTGAACTTGGTAGAGGTCCTTCTCTAAGATGTCCTTCAGATCAGTTAGCTTGCCATAAGAAAGTCCCATCTCTACCAAATGGGATTCTGACTTTTCTTCGATATAAGCACCTGTAACAGACGAATTACCGAAGAAAACCGGTCCCGTTTGAGACCAGTCATGGTGGTAAAGCGTTTTGGTGAAATCATTTTTGTAGAATCGGCGTGAGCTAACCATCGGGTTCCACCAGGAAATCAGCAGATCGGATACGATGATGGCTAGCAGCAGACCCAGCACGAAGCTATTTTTTTTGAAAAATGCAGCTGCTTTCAATAGAATCACTCATTATCTTGGATTGGTGGAACATCATTACGATATTTAAAGGAAAGGTGAGATTAGTTTATAGCGCTTTTTCCTGCCAAGCGTGGTACTGCTCACGGAAGGCAGCAGGCCAAAGCTGTTCATCCAAACTATACTGCGCCAAGAATGCGAATGCCCAGCGTTCAATGCCGAAGCCTACACAGCCCGTAACGGCGTTGCGTTTGCCCATTTTGATATTAAAGGCATTCCCGAACGTATTGCTGTGAAAATTGACCGAAGAACAGGCAATCGATTTCTTCACGTGAGGAATCGTCAAGCGAAGCTCATATTTCATCTCTTGATTACGTTGGAAAGACGCTTTCACTTGAAAATCATTCGTGAAGAATGGATCATTGGCGATTTCCATCATGCTGTCAACGTTCCACTCCACGGCGAGTTCTTTCAAATATTCAATCGATTTCAGACGATTTTCTTTGACGAAGTCCGGCTTCCCGACGAAAATAATTTCGCGCATGGAGAAGTCGAGCAAACGGCCGAAATCGCTATGGTTTTTGGATTCGAAGCGATGACACTTGGCAATGGCGGTTACGACGATGCCGTCACCTTCCAAGGTTTCATTCTCTAAGCCTTCATAGCAGTGATAGCATGTGGAAGGGTTCATCATGAAATTCGGCTTCACCATGTTGTTATCAAGCGCCATCGGGGCCTCTTGGTTCCAACCGCCAGCTTCGCGGATCGATTGGGAGAACGACTCGATAACATCCAAATCTTCGCGCAAATGAGTTACGAAGTGGATATGCTCAGGGAAAGATGTGAAATGGTTGGTTTTATTCAACGTATGGCTGTGAATGACAGCGGGATAGGATTCCTCCTGCATGCCTTCGAAGCGTTTGGCGATCTTCGTCACGAAGGAATAGTCGAGAAACCGCATCAAGCTGGAGAATGGTTCACGGAAAATGAAAAGACCGGGTTCCAGGACTTTAATGGCTTTGCGCTCCACGAGTTCGGCAATAATGTCGCCTTCATAAGGCGTATCTACTTTATTTTCGAATAAAATATTTTCTTTAAAACCAAAGTCGCCGTGAGAGAAACGTTCAATCAGACGTTGAACTCGCTCGGTAATCCCCTCATCCCCGTTCGGAGAGTTGTGGTTAATTACAATATGACCATCAACCAGCGCGATATCTTGGATATGTTCATCGGCGAAGGCTGCCGCATATTTAACTTGTCCGTGCTGGCTTTCAGCAAGACCTTCTAGAGAAATTCTACATGTCATCATGAATGGGTTACCTCGCAGTCTTCTTGGAAATAAAATCGGCAATTTCGCTGACAGTGTTCATGGAGTACAGCATGAGATCCTGGTTCGTTACTTGGATGCTGTATGTTTTTTCGATATGAGCGATGAGGGCGGTAGCGCCGATAGAATCGATAAATCCATAGTCAAACAGATGGACATCCACATCAAAATCATCGTCGTCCTCGGCAATTTCGTAACGCTCGCGAATATGCTGTTCAAGCTGCGCTAATAAGTCTTCATTAGACATGTTGGAAAGCCTCCTGATTATTGGTTTTGGCTAGTGAAAGTTAGGGTCGCTAAATCCCCGTATCGGGTAATGGTATACGTCTGCGTCGGCGCATCATAGGCCACTTGGAGATCGGACGCATTGAAAGTTAATTCAGTAGGGCTGTACAGCTTCACCTGCTGGAGGCCTGCTGATTTCAGCTTAAGCTGATAAGTAGATCCTTGGTGTGTCAGGGCAAAGGGAACATTTGAACGTACGATATGGAATTGATCTTGCTGAGGTCCAATTCCGATGGAAGCCGATTTAGCTAAACCAAGGTACAATTTATGATCTATCGTTGTATACGTATCTGAACTGCTTTGCAGAGAGTACAACGCCAGTTTGTCACCTTTTTCGATAACGACACCCAATGTTGAGGTGTATTCATCAGCTAAGCTTGGGACTTGAGCTGAATTCGGCGTTAGGGTTGCATGAAAATGTGGACTTCCGCCCGCTAGACGATCTTTCAGTTTGTCCCATAAATAGGAGACCCAGGACTGGCTGATCTGAACATCGCTTTTCATTGCGGCTAGAAAGGATTTGGCCATCTGTGTTTCGGTCATAAAGTTATAATCATGCTTCGTTCGAAGCTTGTCAAAGTAGTCAGCGAACTCCGTCAAATCAGCAATTTTGGATGGTACGGGAAAATGGTACTCGATGTGCTCGAAATAATCAATCGGCATATCCAATTTGACCATGGAATCAAAGACGTCGGTCGTCGCGTAATCGCCAGTTCGCAGCACCGGTGTCGGTGTGTGAATCAGCATCGTTTGGTCTGTTGCGCCTTG
Above is a genomic segment from Paenibacillus sp. HWE-109 containing:
- a CDS encoding MBOAT family O-acyltransferase; this encodes MFYMHMNAIIAMIGMIAVLMLTRKWADNKRILMIIFSLCFLLLFSQKLLVFYAAFTVINYAGFVYLCRTTVWRKATFIFAIAANVIGVFLGVRLFVTGIFHNPLFDTIIYLGLIYNVLKVIDAYYFAYFFGKEGQVPAIDYANYLLFIPTFTSGPILKFRDFMADSKKPYTVNAALFEDSVKRIILGLFKKIVVVTWMTSIFDQVLKQDLHTHQSLFLLIWFYILIYMDFSGYSDMAIGFGRLMGYTMPENFKRPLFSPSMTQFWRNWHATLGDFFRDHIFMFFSRTVPTRWVASGLSVLIMVLIGLWHGFTWLYFFYGLYHGLILAIENLLKITTVNKKKVSKSYFYFRCFVTQALVTFSVIIYSSNYETVLRIYKGLLHFTG
- a CDS encoding acyl carrier protein, coding for MSNEDLLAQLEQHIRERYEIAEDDDDFDVDVHLFDYGFIDSIGATALIAHIEKTYSIQVTNQDLMLYSMNTVSEIADFISKKTAR